One Jannaschia sp. GRR-S6-38 genomic window carries:
- a CDS encoding primosomal protein N': MDRFHPEGTPIAVLTTQPLDRALDYRAPAGGVADGAFVEVPLGPRLVAGVVWGTAAGDWPVEKLRGVARVLDVPPMGAAMRDFLERAAAYTLTPLAAMLRLALRTPGLGEAPGKRVLYGLGTGEPDRATEARGKVMAVLEERPDDLFGASELAELTGVSAGVVKGLLPSGAVRRVTEARDGDFPALDPARPGKPLAPDQAQAADILRAAVAGGGYGTTLLKGVTGSGKTEVYLEAVAECLAHGRQALVLLPEIALTAEFLTRVEARFGARPAEWHSGVTQAERRRAWKKLASGQARLVVGARSALFLPFRDLGLVIVDEEHDTSYKQEDGVLYSARDMAVLRAACEGAQVVLASATPSLESWANVEMGKYARLDLTSRFGTATMPELRAVDMRDAELPGGRWISPTLRGAMEDRLAKGEQSLVFLNRRGYAPVTLCRACGQQVACHQCDARMVEHRFQKRLMCHQCGETAPMPVACPACKVEGKMAAVGPGVERMAEEVTALFPEARVAVLSSDLFGSARALKARVEEIAAGGADIVVGTQLVAKGHNFPQLTLVGVIDADLGLQGSDLRAAERTFQLMRQVSGRAGRAEKPGVALLQTYQPEHPVIRAILSGDEEAFWAEEAAQRRAAGVPPYGRMAGIVISDPDARTAFALGEALARRTDALALIGAEVFGPAPAPIARIRGRHRVRLLVKAPRQAPIQPALAEWVGSVEVPRSSRLSVDIDPQSFL; the protein is encoded by the coding sequence ATGGACCGCTTCCATCCCGAAGGCACGCCGATCGCGGTGCTGACCACGCAGCCGCTGGACCGCGCGCTCGACTACCGCGCGCCCGCGGGCGGCGTGGCCGACGGCGCCTTCGTCGAGGTGCCGCTGGGCCCGCGGCTGGTGGCCGGCGTGGTCTGGGGCACGGCGGCGGGCGACTGGCCGGTCGAGAAGCTGCGCGGCGTGGCCCGCGTGCTGGACGTGCCGCCGATGGGCGCCGCGATGCGCGACTTCCTCGAGCGCGCGGCCGCCTACACGCTGACGCCGCTGGCCGCGATGCTGCGCCTCGCGCTGCGCACGCCCGGGCTGGGCGAGGCCCCGGGCAAGCGCGTCCTCTACGGGCTGGGCACGGGCGAGCCGGACCGCGCCACCGAGGCGCGCGGCAAGGTCATGGCCGTGCTGGAGGAGCGGCCGGACGATCTCTTCGGCGCCTCGGAACTGGCCGAGCTCACCGGCGTCTCGGCGGGCGTGGTCAAGGGGCTCCTGCCCTCGGGCGCGGTGCGCCGCGTGACCGAGGCGCGCGACGGCGACTTCCCCGCGCTCGATCCCGCGCGCCCCGGCAAGCCGCTCGCCCCCGACCAGGCGCAGGCCGCCGATATCCTGCGCGCCGCCGTGGCGGGCGGCGGCTACGGCACGACGCTGCTGAAGGGCGTCACCGGATCGGGCAAGACCGAGGTCTACCTGGAGGCCGTCGCCGAATGCCTGGCCCACGGCCGGCAGGCCTTGGTCCTCCTGCCCGAGATCGCGCTGACGGCGGAGTTCCTGACCCGCGTCGAGGCCCGCTTCGGCGCAAGACCGGCGGAATGGCATTCCGGCGTCACCCAGGCCGAGCGCCGCCGCGCCTGGAAGAAGCTCGCATCGGGCCAAGCCCGGCTAGTCGTGGGCGCGCGCTCCGCGCTGTTCCTGCCGTTCCGCGATCTCGGGCTCGTGATCGTCGACGAGGAGCACGACACTTCCTACAAGCAGGAGGACGGCGTCCTCTACTCCGCGCGCGACATGGCCGTGCTGCGCGCCGCCTGCGAGGGCGCACAGGTCGTCTTGGCCTCGGCCACGCCGTCCCTGGAAAGCTGGGCCAATGTCGAGATGGGCAAATATGCCCGGCTCGACCTGACCTCGCGCTTCGGCACCGCCACGATGCCCGAGCTGCGCGCCGTCGACATGCGCGACGCCGAACTGCCCGGCGGGCGCTGGATCTCGCCCACGCTGCGCGGCGCAATGGAAGACCGGCTGGCGAAGGGCGAGCAGTCGCTCGTCTTCCTCAACCGCCGCGGCTACGCGCCGGTGACGCTCTGCCGCGCCTGCGGCCAGCAGGTCGCCTGCCACCAATGCGATGCCCGGATGGTCGAGCACCGCTTCCAGAAACGGCTGATGTGCCACCAATGCGGCGAGACGGCGCCGATGCCCGTGGCCTGCCCCGCCTGCAAGGTCGAGGGCAAGATGGCCGCCGTCGGTCCGGGCGTGGAACGCATGGCCGAGGAGGTGACGGCGCTCTTCCCCGAGGCCCGCGTTGCGGTCCTGTCCTCGGACCTCTTCGGCTCGGCCCGCGCGCTGAAGGCCCGCGTCGAGGAGATCGCCGCGGGCGGCGCCGATATCGTCGTCGGAACCCAGCTGGTCGCCAAGGGCCACAATTTCCCGCAGCTCACGCTGGTGGGCGTGATCGATGCCGACCTGGGCCTGCAGGGCTCCGACCTGCGCGCCGCCGAACGGACCTTTCAGCTGATGCGCCAGGTGTCGGGCCGCGCGGGACGGGCCGAGAAGCCGGGCGTGGCGCTCCTTCAGACCTACCAGCCCGAGCATCCGGTGATCCGCGCGATCCTGTCGGGCGACGAGGAGGCGTTCTGGGCCGAGGAGGCCGCGCAGCGCCGCGCCGCCGGCGTGCCGCCCTACGGCCGGATGGCCGGGATCGTGATTTCGGACCCGGACGCGCGCACGGCCTTCGCGCTGGGCGAGGCGCTGGCGCGGCGCACCGACGCGCTGGCGCTGATCGGCGCCGAGGTCTTCGGCCCGGCCCCCGCCCCCATCGCCCGCATCCGCGGCCGCCACCGCGTCCGCCTGCTGGTCAAGGCGCCCCGGCAAGCCCCGATCCAGCCCGCGCTGGCCGAATGGGTGGGCTCGGTCGAGGTGCCGCGGTCGAGCCGGCTGAGCGTGGATATCGACCCGCAGAGCTTTCTCTAG
- the hisC gene encoding histidinol-phosphate transaminase gives MQSAPAPQPGIMEIALYQGGASKVEGVEDVLKLSSNENPHGAPESAQAAAREAAAAMHLYPPTDHAGLRAAIAEVHDLDPDRIICGVGSDEVLHWLCQAYAGPGDEVLHTTHGFLMYPISARAAGATPVAAPERDRHVDVDALLQRAGDRTKLCFIANPANPTGTLIGGQDIVRLADGLPDGCLLVLDGAYAEFAEDYDGGLGLAGARENVFCTRTFSKMYGLGGLRVGWGYGPQPVIDVLNRIRGPFNLSNVALAAAEAAMRDRAFVARCLEDNRIQRDRLTRGLRALGLACDSSAANFVLARFADAEAAVACDAALRARGVIVRHVAGYGLPDCLRITVGDAAGVDRVLEGVAAWAQA, from the coding sequence ATGCAATCCGCGCCCGCACCCCAGCCGGGGATCATGGAGATCGCGCTCTACCAAGGCGGCGCCTCGAAGGTGGAGGGCGTGGAGGACGTGCTCAAGCTGTCCTCCAACGAAAACCCCCACGGCGCGCCCGAAAGCGCGCAGGCCGCCGCCCGCGAGGCCGCCGCGGCGATGCATCTCTACCCACCGACCGACCATGCCGGCCTGCGCGCCGCCATCGCCGAGGTCCACGATCTCGACCCCGACCGCATCATCTGCGGGGTGGGCTCGGACGAGGTGCTGCACTGGCTCTGCCAGGCCTATGCGGGGCCGGGCGACGAGGTGCTGCACACCACCCACGGCTTCCTGATGTACCCGATCAGCGCCCGCGCCGCCGGGGCCACCCCCGTCGCCGCGCCCGAGCGGGACCGCCATGTCGATGTCGACGCCCTGCTGCAGCGGGCGGGCGACCGCACGAAGCTGTGCTTCATCGCCAACCCCGCGAACCCGACCGGCACGCTGATCGGCGGGCAGGACATCGTGCGGCTGGCCGACGGGCTGCCCGATGGCTGCCTTCTGGTTCTCGACGGCGCCTACGCCGAATTCGCCGAGGATTACGACGGGGGCCTCGGGCTGGCCGGCGCGCGCGAGAACGTGTTCTGCACGCGCACCTTCTCCAAGATGTACGGGCTGGGCGGCTTGCGCGTCGGCTGGGGCTACGGCCCGCAGCCGGTGATCGACGTGCTCAACCGGATCCGCGGCCCCTTCAACCTGTCGAACGTGGCGCTCGCCGCTGCCGAGGCCGCGATGCGCGACCGCGCCTTCGTCGCCCGCTGCCTCGAGGACAACCGCATCCAGCGCGATCGCCTGACCCGCGGCCTGCGCGCGCTCGGGCTGGCCTGCGACAGTTCGGCTGCGAATTTCGTGCTGGCGCGGTTCGCCGATGCCGAGGCGGCGGTCGCCTGCGATGCGGCACTGAGGGCGCGCGGCGTGATCGTGCGCCACGTGGCGGGCTACGGCCTGCCCGACTGTCTTCGGATCACCGTGGGCGACGCGGCGGGCGTGGACCGCGTGCTGGAGGGTGTGGCCGCATGGGCGCAGGCGTGA
- a CDS encoding prephenate/arogenate dehydrogenase family protein, translated as MGAGVIYQRVALIGLGLIAGSMGLRMKRDGLAGEVVGTARTARTREMAVGLGLCDRVTETAAEAVAGADLVVLCVPVGAMAAVAREIAPHLAPGATVSDVGSVKRAVIAAVGPHLPAGVHFVPAHPVAGTEHSGPESGFPTLFDNRWCLLTPDGAAAEAVDRLARLWRAMGSNVDQMEPDHHDLVLAVTSHAPHLIAYTMVGVADDLRRVTDSEVIKYSAAGFRDFTRIAASDPVMWRDVFLSNKDATLEILGRFTEELFALQRAIRTGDGDMLHDYFTRTRAIRRGIIEAGQDTDAPNFGRAPGPVTE; from the coding sequence ATGGGCGCAGGCGTGATCTACCAGCGCGTCGCGCTGATCGGGCTGGGCCTGATCGCGGGCTCGATGGGCCTGCGGATGAAGCGCGACGGGCTGGCGGGCGAGGTGGTCGGCACCGCGCGCACCGCCCGCACGCGCGAGATGGCGGTGGGGCTGGGCCTGTGCGACCGGGTGACCGAGACCGCCGCCGAGGCGGTGGCCGGCGCCGATCTGGTCGTGCTCTGCGTGCCGGTCGGCGCGATGGCGGCCGTCGCCCGCGAGATCGCCCCGCATCTCGCCCCCGGCGCGACGGTCAGCGACGTGGGGTCGGTCAAGCGCGCGGTGATCGCGGCGGTGGGCCCGCATCTGCCCGCGGGCGTGCATTTCGTCCCCGCCCACCCGGTGGCCGGGACCGAGCATTCCGGCCCCGAGTCGGGCTTTCCCACGCTTTTCGACAACCGCTGGTGCCTGCTGACCCCTGACGGAGCCGCGGCGGAGGCGGTCGACCGGCTGGCCCGGCTCTGGCGGGCGATGGGCTCGAATGTCGATCAAATGGAGCCCGACCACCACGACCTCGTGCTGGCGGTGACCAGCCACGCGCCGCACCTGATCGCCTACACGATGGTCGGCGTGGCCGACGACCTGCGCCGGGTGACCGACAGCGAGGTCATCAAATATTCGGCCGCGGGCTTCCGCGACTTCACGCGCATCGCGGCCAGCGACCCGGTGATGTGGCGCGACGTGTTCCTCTCGAACAAGGACGCCACGCTCGAGATCCTGGGCCGCTTCACCGAGGAGCTCTTCGCCCTGCAACGCGCGATCCGCACCGGGGACGGCGACATGCTGCACGACTATTTCACCCGCACCCGCGCAATCCGCCGCGGGATCATCGAGGCCGGGCAGGACACCGACGCCCCCAATTTCGGCCGCGCGCCGGGGCCGGTGACGGAGTGA
- a CDS encoding extensin-like domain-containing protein — protein MIRAALLAVLLAAPAAAAEPRPVPRSDAAVVVLSSRGAIAVAPEIQAPARSAQPIRRPSPAAAEARAVALALRDPLPRIDAGGLVRKTGRPLLRDTEVVRAMSANPRASRGGGLCGRGSLRGERIEPVPGPGACGIPEAVRVRQVAGLTLSTPARMDCRTAQALDDWVRKAVIPEVGATGGGATRLRVAAGYACRSRNSQRGAKVSEHAKGRAIDIAAIGLADGSELSVLRDWGGGERGRILRALHRAACGPFGTVVGPESDRFHQDHIHLDTARYRSGSYCR, from the coding sequence GTGATCCGCGCCGCCCTCCTCGCGGTGCTGCTGGCCGCGCCCGCCGCGGCCGCCGAGCCGCGCCCGGTGCCGCGGTCCGACGCCGCGGTCGTCGTCCTCTCCAGCCGGGGGGCGATCGCCGTCGCGCCCGAGATCCAGGCGCCCGCGCGCTCGGCCCAGCCCATCCGCCGCCCCAGCCCGGCCGCCGCCGAGGCGCGCGCCGTGGCGCTGGCGCTGCGCGATCCGCTGCCGCGGATCGATGCGGGCGGACTCGTGCGGAAGACCGGTCGTCCCCTGCTGCGCGACACTGAAGTGGTGCGCGCCATGTCCGCCAACCCCCGCGCCTCGCGCGGCGGCGGGCTCTGCGGCCGTGGCAGCCTGCGGGGCGAGCGGATCGAGCCGGTTCCCGGCCCCGGCGCCTGCGGCATCCCCGAGGCGGTGCGCGTGCGGCAGGTGGCGGGGCTCACGCTCAGCACGCCCGCGCGGATGGATTGCCGGACCGCGCAGGCGCTGGACGACTGGGTGCGCAAGGCGGTGATCCCCGAGGTCGGCGCGACCGGCGGCGGCGCTACCCGGCTGCGCGTCGCGGCGGGCTATGCCTGCCGGTCGCGGAACAGCCAGCGCGGCGCGAAGGTCAGCGAACACGCCAAGGGGCGCGCCATCGACATCGCGGCGATCGGGCTGGCCGACGGCTCGGAGCTCTCGGTCCTGCGCGATTGGGGCGGTGGCGAGCGGGGCCGCATCCTGCGCGCGCTGCACCGCGCCGCTTGCGGACCCTTCGGTACCGTGGTCGGCCCCGAAAGCGACCGCTTCCACCAGGACCATATCCACCTCGATACCGCGCGCTACCGCTCGGGCAGCTATTGCCGCTGA
- a CDS encoding peptidoglycan -binding protein: MALARRSGQRFTANVWPGFVDAMTALLLVLMFVLSIFMLVQFVLSETIGEQDTRLDELGAQVASLAEALGLENQRAAALEDEVAALDAERDSQARLIATLNAQRDALTARVATFEEQVASLIADRDRMAGALETTEGELARAIDEGEALQLALASARAEIDAEAEAARLAAAQRDAVEAMLAEMRAAAESREATLAQTLVALEDREAETAALAARAGDLEANLDAAEAARLAELAAAEALRERLAEVEATLSAEETARLTEAAAAEALRARLENADAELTAMTLALEEQRREAEETLTLLAATQAAREGLNDRLAQALADLTASEQRALSAEDRLAAAEAARAAATLTEAELRDRLAAALAAQTASGEATDAALSEAERLDALLAQARIELADVDADRLAAQREAAALNQQILELRAQLGSLQGLLEAAEARDAETRVQLDSLGNRLNAALAQVAAEQRARADLEEAERRRLEEEARQLQRYRSEFFGRLRDVLGDREGIEIAGDRFVFSSEVLFDAGEVALQAGGRQQIAEVAEVILDVADEIPEDIDWVLRVDGHTDDVPLRGNGRYADNWELSQGRALSVVRYMTDVLGVPPERLAATGFGEFRPVDPRPTPEARARNRRIELKLTER; the protein is encoded by the coding sequence ATGGCGCTGGCCCGCCGTTCGGGACAGCGTTTCACGGCGAATGTCTGGCCGGGCTTCGTCGACGCGATGACGGCGCTGCTGCTGGTGCTGATGTTTGTCCTGTCGATCTTCATGCTGGTGCAGTTCGTGCTGTCCGAGACCATCGGCGAGCAGGACACGCGCCTCGACGAGCTGGGCGCGCAGGTCGCGTCGCTGGCCGAGGCGCTGGGGCTGGAGAACCAGCGCGCCGCCGCGCTGGAGGACGAGGTGGCCGCCCTCGACGCGGAGCGCGACAGCCAGGCCCGGCTGATCGCCACGCTGAACGCGCAGCGCGACGCGCTGACCGCCCGGGTCGCGACCTTCGAGGAGCAGGTGGCGAGCCTGATCGCCGATCGCGACCGGATGGCCGGCGCGCTGGAGACGACCGAGGGCGAGCTGGCCCGCGCGATCGACGAGGGCGAGGCGCTGCAACTGGCGCTGGCTTCCGCCCGCGCGGAGATCGACGCCGAAGCGGAGGCCGCCCGGCTTGCCGCCGCGCAGCGCGACGCGGTGGAGGCGATGCTGGCCGAGATGCGCGCCGCCGCCGAGAGCCGCGAGGCCACGCTGGCCCAGACGCTCGTCGCGCTGGAGGATCGGGAGGCCGAGACGGCGGCGCTGGCCGCCCGGGCCGGAGATCTCGAGGCGAATCTGGACGCGGCGGAGGCGGCGCGATTGGCCGAGCTCGCCGCCGCCGAGGCGCTGCGCGAGCGGTTGGCCGAGGTCGAGGCGACCCTGTCGGCGGAGGAGACCGCGCGGCTGACCGAGGCGGCGGCGGCCGAAGCGTTGCGCGCGCGGCTGGAGAATGCCGATGCCGAACTGACCGCAATGACGCTGGCGCTGGAGGAGCAGCGCCGCGAGGCGGAGGAGACGCTGACCCTGCTCGCCGCGACGCAAGCCGCGCGGGAGGGGCTAAACGACCGGCTGGCGCAGGCGCTGGCCGATCTGACCGCCTCCGAGCAACGGGCGCTGAGCGCCGAGGATCGGTTGGCCGCCGCCGAAGCCGCACGCGCGGCCGCGACGCTGACCGAGGCCGAGCTGCGCGACCGCCTGGCCGCCGCCCTGGCGGCGCAGACGGCGTCGGGCGAGGCCACCGATGCCGCGCTGTCGGAGGCCGAGCGGCTGGACGCGCTGCTGGCGCAGGCGCGCATCGAACTGGCCGATGTCGATGCCGACCGGCTGGCCGCGCAGCGCGAGGCGGCGGCGCTGAACCAGCAGATCCTCGAGTTGCGCGCGCAGCTGGGCAGCCTGCAGGGCCTTCTGGAAGCGGCGGAGGCGCGGGACGCGGAGACGCGGGTGCAGCTCGACAGCCTGGGCAACCGGCTGAACGCCGCGCTGGCGCAGGTCGCCGCCGAACAGCGCGCCCGCGCCGACCTGGAGGAGGCCGAGCGACGGCGGCTGGAGGAGGAGGCCCGCCAACTGCAGCGCTACCGCTCGGAATTCTTCGGCCGGCTGCGCGACGTGCTGGGCGACCGCGAGGGGATCGAGATCGCGGGCGACCGCTTCGTCTTCTCCTCCGAGGTGCTGTTCGACGCGGGCGAGGTCGCCCTGCAGGCCGGCGGCCGCCAGCAGATCGCCGAGGTGGCGGAGGTCATCCTCGACGTGGCCGACGAGATCCCGGAGGATATCGACTGGGTGCTGCGGGTGGACGGACATACCGACGACGTGCCCCTGCGCGGCAATGGCCGCTACGCCGACAATTGGGAGCTGAGCCAGGGCCGTGCCCTGTCGGTCGTGCGCTACATGACCGACGTTCTGGGCGTGCCGCCCGAGCGGCTGGCCGCGACCGGCTTTGGCGAGTTCCGCCCCGTCGATCCGCGCCCCACGCCCGAGGCCCGCGCCCGCAACCGCCGCATCGAGCTGAAGCTGACCGAGCGCTAG